CATATTCATGTGCTATTTCCATTATTTCTTTTCCATTCATTCTTACTCTGGGCCTACCATCAGCTTCCATATTCCCCTTCATTTTGCTTCTTATAATCTTCGCAGATTCAATTGATGGGAAAATTATAAGATGGTGAACCCTTTTGATATCTTCTACTTCTGTTGTTAAAATGAATTTGGATTCATTATTTTCTGATGACTCTTGATCCCTAACACTATCCTTTAAAGAAAATATTCCATCTGATGATTCTTCTGTGGTTTCTTCCACCAATGCCATCCATTTTTGGTGAAGTGCATCACCAGTCGCAACCAGATCCAGTCCTTTAAGCTTTGCTTGAGGAGCCATAACAGAAGGAATCATGTTTTTAGAAGTTGCTATAGAATAACGGCCATGTATGTGTAGATCTGCATTTATAATCATATTGATACCCCTTTAAATTTCAAATATATACATTATATATTTTGATATTTCATTCAGAACTATTATAATGATTTGATGTTACAAGGTATTAATAAAATTAATGAAATTAAAATAAGAAATAATAAAAAAAAGTATTTAAAATGGTTTATCCTATATAACGAAGATCTTCTTCGCCTTGGATAATGTTCATGCGGTCGCTCATTTCTTTTTCCATCTGTTGAGCTTTGGATATCATTTTACGGGTTTCTTCAGCTCTTTCCTCAAGTTTTGCAATATCAAGTTCAACTTTGAGTATTTTTTGAAGAATGGTAAGTACTGCCTTTGATGCTTCTGCATCAATGAAGTAACCAGGTGTTTCACCCATTAAACATACACCCATCATATCATTTGACATACCTAAACCCAATATAAGACCAGAAGCACCGATAATTCCCCCGTCTGCAGTTCTTAAGGTGACATCGTGACCTTTTAGCATCTCAGCAAGCTCCACTGTGGTTGCAGCGCCAAAAACTTTTGGTTTATCTACTGGCTGTCCTGTTCCAAGACCTCCAAGTGTGTATATCTGTTTGACACCATGTTTTCCTACAAAGTCAATGATTGCACTACAAATCTCGTACTGACCTTCTGGACTTAATCCCTGAGTATTCCCAACAAGAATTATGTAATCTCTATTATCTTCACCATGAGATTTAAGATAGTAAAATTCATTTTTCATAGGTTCAATAATTCCGTTTTCATCCACAAAAACTTGTGGTGGAAAGGCAGGTGAGTAAAGTTCAGCAAATTTTACTGCATTTAACTCGTGGATCATGTGCTCTGCAACCAGTTTTCCAACATGACCTATACCTGGAAGAGCCTCTATGAATATGGGTTCATTAAGATCTACATTTTCTATGGTTTTAATAAAAGTTTCCTTCATCCAACCAACTCCTTTTCGCTCTTCAAGAGCTGTTTTTTAAGAATACGTCTATATTTACCGTATTTATCTTCAGGAGAGTATTTTGGAGGGTAGATGACCCCTACCTCCCCCTTGCAGGGGCAATTGTCATTAAGAGTGTATTCTCCACAAGACTTACACTTTTTCATTTTAAGCTTCATTCGAGTTCACGTTGGAAGGTACCTTCGCCTCCCTCCTCCAAAACAACTTCAATTGCTTTGTCTGCTGCTTCCTTAAGGAGGGTTTCTGCAGTTATATAATCTGATGATTTAACCATTAATCTATACCTTGGAGCACCAACACACTGAACAGAAATCTCTTCACCATTTATTGCTCCAAGTGCCTTCTTAATAACATCCACACCGTTAGGAGAGTATGATTTTAAATCAACATATCCTGTTATATTAACTTCAGGAGGAGATATATTCTTTTTAGCTACCTCAGTTATTGCATTAGCCCACTCTTCATCCATACCACGATCTATGAGTGTTTTTGCACCTTCTTCTGCAGCGATTTCAAATGCACCATAGAGATCTCCGAATTCTTCCATGATCCCATAGCCGACTTCTTCATAACCTGCATCAAGATCCTTTTCAAGAATTTTTGCAGAGAATTCTAGCAGTTTTTCAGCTTTCTGCTCGATCTTCCACTGTTGGATTTTCCTTGTACGCTGATCTTCCCTTATTCTCTTAAGTGAAACATCAACATGTCCTTTTTTGGGGTTAACACGTAGAACTCTAGCAACGATTTTCTGATTTTCCCTAACATAATCCCTTATGTTTTTAACCCAACCAGAAGAGACCTCGGATATGTGTATAAAAACTTCTTTACCATCATATTCCTCGAGACTTCCGAATGCACCGTAGTTCAAAACTTTGTGAACAGTTCCCACTACCAGATCACCTTCATCTGGCCATTCTTTTCTCATTCTTACCATTAGAACACCTATAATATATTTAAAATATATTATTAACTTTAATTAATTCAATTAATCCATTAATTAGTATTATTGTACTAATCAAGGATTATAATAATTTTAATCTAAGACTTCAACAATCTGAGCTGTTATTTCAGATTTTCCGCCTTTTGGTTTAACTAGGGTTTTTCCACATATTATGCATTGTACATTGGATGCAGCATGGTCAAAAACTACCTGCTGGTTACCACAGTCAACACATTTAACCCTTAGAAAGTTACTTTTGTTACTTCTGTAATTTGCCATATAATCCACCTACATTACGAATTCTACTTTACCTGCTCTGAATGATGATCTCTTGATGTGGGACTTTCCACATTCCTTACATTTATATCTAAGGTCCAGTTTTTTAATTGGCTTGTTCCTTGATGGAAGTGGCCTTGGGTAACCTCTGTATCCGCTTGTAACCCTTCTAAACTGCCTCTGACCCCATTTGAGCTCACTTGCTTTTCTTCTTTTTGCTTCTAATACTTCGTGAATTGTGTGTTTTTTACAACTTGGACAGTAAGTTCTCCTTTCTTTAGGAATCTTCATTATAATCACCTCTTAAATGTAAAAATAAGTCGTGCAATTAACTTCTTATTAATATGCTATTTTTAGAAACTTATTTAAACTGATATTTTTTTTGTTTAATATCTTGTACTTCTTTATAAAAAGTCCAAATAATATATTAATCTGTTTATCATTTCCAGTTTATTTATATGTTTGTATGAGTATTCCCTTTTTGTTTTTCACAAGGATCCTAGCGTTGGGCTCTGGTATTGTTATGAGATCTTGGGGAGATACTGGCCCGTAAACATTCTTATCAACCCCAACAATCGAAGGAAATTCATCAAGAATCATCAAAGTTTTCATTTCATTATTTTCAGATTTTTCCCCATGCCCATTATGATCCTCAAATGAATCAGTATTTTCTGATTCCACTGGAATTTCTTTGTTATTCTCTGATTTTGAAGTGTTTGTATTGTTCTGTTTTACAGTTCCATTTGCCACATCTTCAGGTTTTTGGATTTCATTTTTAGATTTATCTCTTCTTGAAGGTTCAGATCCAAACCTTTCAAATATCTGGTTTTCAAAATCATCTTTAACAGGTTTAACATCTTTATTTTCAGTAACTAAAGATTTTGTTTGAGCATCTGATAAAAGTTCATCGATATTAATAGATTTAAGCGATTTATCTACAGGTTTTTCTACAGGTTTTTCTACAGGTTTTTTGCTATGATTACCATGATTTTTCTGTATATACGACATTAAAGGAGCTGTAAGCTTTCCCCTGTATTTGATGAATGAGTCAACCAATTCTAAATAGAGTCCTTCTTCTTCGGGCGTGGAATTGATTGGAACTGTTATCTGGTTATCATCCTTTGAATCCTTGCTTTTTGACTCTTTAAACAATTGATAAGCCCGTTGTACATTCATAACTGCACTGTTGGCTATTTTATGTTCTCTTCTCTCGCATATTTCTGCCACAATTCTCTGGGCATCCCTCAGCAGGTAAGATTCAAAGGAAAATGGATTATCATCTATCTTCCTCATGAGTCTATTGAGGTAATTGGAGACTTCCCCGTAGAAATTATCGCCTACACGAGATAGACCGCTAATACTACGCTCTTTCTTTTGTGTCTCCCTCAATTTTTGGAAAAATTCATCCAACCCTATTCCTCACTTTCTATCCTTGGAGCTAAAAGGAAACTTAGTTCACCATCTTCTGAAACCATTTTCATGGACAAATTAAGAGGCATATCATTTCCAAGACTTAAAACTGCCGTATCAGAAAATTTATCTGCTTTTAACATCTCTTTTATTTTCTCAAGAGAGAAAACTGACTTTGCATTTTCAGATATTTTCTCACCGTGTAGATATTCTATCTTTGCATCCCCAAATTCTCCCTCAGCAGATGCAATAAACTTGTCCTCATCCACCATTAAAGCAATCTTATCAGAAACTATACCTATATCCTGAATCGAATTTTTAAGTAGGGAAAATGGAATTTCAAATACACTTGGATAATCTAGATCTGGAGGGCTTGGAGCCTCATATTCAATATCAATAAGTCTAATCTTGAAGGTACGTCTTGCTTCATCCTCAAATGTAAGAATCAAATTACCTTCATCAACTGTAAGTTCAACTACATCATCACTTTTTGCCCTCTTAAGAACTTTCATTAGTTCTTCAGTATCTACGTTGATCTTCAATGGTTCGTCACAGGAATATATATCGAAGAGCGCTGCTTTGAGCTCTAAATGCACGAATGTGATGTGGGATCTGTCTAATGCATCAAGCCTTAATCCTTCGCTGTCTGCTTTCATTTGAACTTCGTCCACAATTGAAGAAATAGCTTCGAAACTTGTTTTTAATACATTTGAATCACTTAAAACCGCTTTGAACATTTTCATCCTCCTTGATTACCTTTTATTTTCTTCAACTATATTATCCTTATTATCCTTATCTATCTTATTACCATTTTCATCTTTAACTTTCTTGGAACCATCATCTGATTCAGACCTTCCCTCTGCAACTTCAAGTTCTGTATGTATTTTGTTGAGGAAAGTTTTATTCAAAATACTCTGAGCAAATGCAGCCACAATTATCAAAATACCCACTAATATTAGAAAGGCCGATAGAGTAGCTCCTTCTCCAAATATTACATTATCAGCAACCTTAGTAACTGATGTGGAAATAATAACCAACCCATAAACAATTAAAAATCCACCAATTAATATTGCAGCGGCTTTAATTATTTTGTCCTTTTTATTTTTCAGTGAATCAATAGAATCATGACCACTCAAGATATCTGTGATATTGAAATCATGATCTTCACTTTTAACGTTCTTTTGAGAAGTTATATCCTTTTTATTAGAATTGTTTGAATACACTTTAAAGGAGTTTTTAGAATCTTTATCCTCTGTTTTTTTGTTAGTTGTTATTTCAGGGTTTAGATCATCTGCAATAGTGAATTTCTTGATTTTAGAAATGATTCCCGAAATAGAAGAACCTTTAGATTCAGGGGATTTATCATTACCCTTCTCTCCCACATTATCTTTTGAATTTTCCAATTTTTCCTCAGTGTCCTTATCCAAATCCTCCACCAATTTACTATCCCCCTAGATTTATATTTTCATGAATGATTAGTCAATATCCCATATGGTTAGTCATACTCACGCCATGTGCAAGAACACTTGGTACATCTGAAAAACCTTGTTTCAGATTCATCTGCACCACGAGTTTGGATAAGCCACCAAGATGCTTCCTTATTATCACATTTAGGACATTTAACAGTGGTTGTGGGTAGTGTTTGGATATCATCACTTGTAACAATTATGCTATCATTTGTTGATACCTTTTCAGAAATTTCGTATTCCTTTACAGATTCTTTTGTTATCTTTGTTGTGTATTCACAGTTTTTACATTCGAAACAGTCACCTTTAGGAAACATGACTGTACCGCATTTAGGACAAAATTCCATTTATATCCTCCCTATAAAAATTTAATATTGATTTGTAAGGATCGAATTATTAAATTAAGTTTTATATATTAGTTAATGCATTATTTGTATTGATCAATCTTGTAAAATATAAATTAATTTTTGTATTCTTTTAAGTTGTTATACTTCGTGATTTATGATATTTACTACTTAATATTCAGCAAGTCAAATGCATCTTCAAGAATTTTTCCATGATCAAATGCCAGATCTATAGTTGAAACTTCGTCTAAACAAAAATATTTAACTTCAGCAGCGTCTGTATCGGCCATAAGCTTTCCACCGATTTTTTTACCCAAAAAACATATGGAAATAATATGCCCCCTAGGATCTCTTTCAGGATTCGAGTAT
This sequence is a window from Methanobacterium sp. SMA-27. Protein-coding genes within it:
- a CDS encoding proteasome assembly chaperone family protein — translated: MKETFIKTIENVDLNEPIFIEALPGIGHVGKLVAEHMIHELNAVKFAELYSPAFPPQVFVDENGIIEPMKNEFYYLKSHGEDNRDYIILVGNTQGLSPEGQYEICSAIIDFVGKHGVKQIYTLGGLGTGQPVDKPKVFGAATTVELAEMLKGHDVTLRTADGGIIGASGLILGLGMSNDMMGVCLMGETPGYFIDAEASKAVLTILQKILKVELDIAKLEERAEETRKMISKAQQMEKEMSDRMNIIQGEEDLRYIG
- a CDS encoding RNA-protein complex protein Nop10; the protein is MKLKMKKCKSCGEYTLNDNCPCKGEVGVIYPPKYSPEDKYGKYRRILKKQLLKSEKELVG
- a CDS encoding translation initiation factor IF-2 subunit alpha, whose product is MVRMRKEWPDEGDLVVGTVHKVLNYGAFGSLEEYDGKEVFIHISEVSSGWVKNIRDYVRENQKIVARVLRVNPKKGHVDVSLKRIREDQRTRKIQQWKIEQKAEKLLEFSAKILEKDLDAGYEEVGYGIMEEFGDLYGAFEIAAEEGAKTLIDRGMDEEWANAITEVAKKNISPPEVNITGYVDLKSYSPNGVDVIKKALGAINGEEISVQCVGAPRYRLMVKSSDYITAETLLKEAADKAIEVVLEEGGEGTFQRELE
- a CDS encoding 30S ribosomal protein S27e, yielding MANYRSNKSNFLRVKCVDCGNQQVVFDHAASNVQCIICGKTLVKPKGGKSEITAQIVEVLD
- a CDS encoding 50S ribosomal protein L44e codes for the protein MKIPKERRTYCPSCKKHTIHEVLEAKRRKASELKWGQRQFRRVTSGYRGYPRPLPSRNKPIKKLDLRYKCKECGKSHIKRSSFRAGKVEFVM
- the pcn gene encoding proliferating cell nuclear antigen (pcna), yielding MFKAVLSDSNVLKTSFEAISSIVDEVQMKADSEGLRLDALDRSHITFVHLELKAALFDIYSCDEPLKINVDTEELMKVLKRAKSDDVVELTVDEGNLILTFEDEARRTFKIRLIDIEYEAPSPPDLDYPSVFEIPFSLLKNSIQDIGIVSDKIALMVDEDKFIASAEGEFGDAKIEYLHGEKISENAKSVFSLEKIKEMLKADKFSDTAVLSLGNDMPLNLSMKMVSEDGELSFLLAPRIESEE
- a CDS encoding DUF308 domain-containing protein; protein product: MVEDLDKDTEEKLENSKDNVGEKGNDKSPESKGSSISGIISKIKKFTIADDLNPEITTNKKTEDKDSKNSFKVYSNNSNKKDITSQKNVKSEDHDFNITDILSGHDSIDSLKNKKDKIIKAAAILIGGFLIVYGLVIISTSVTKVADNVIFGEGATLSAFLILVGILIIVAAFAQSILNKTFLNKIHTELEVAEGRSESDDGSKKVKDENGNKIDKDNKDNIVEENKR
- a CDS encoding transcription factor S gives rise to the protein MEFCPKCGTVMFPKGDCFECKNCEYTTKITKESVKEYEISEKVSTNDSIIVTSDDIQTLPTTTVKCPKCDNKEASWWLIQTRGADESETRFFRCTKCSCTWREYD